ACAGTTAAAGCACTTCCCaaagaacttcttcttgctgatacctcctctgggtcccatcttagaAGACTTGGGATTTTTCTGTTCGAGCATTGACCATGTTCGActacgttggctttcacagtagttTGAGAGAAcagctttctctctgaactcttgttgtcttcttcgatgtgaagtctaacaatgagttcctccacatttatCTCCTTCTGcttatgcttcaggtagttcttgaagtccttccagtcgAGGGGCATCTTCTAAATGATAGCAGCCACATAGAAGATTTCACTTAAAagcatcccttctgagtggatctcatgtaagatcacctgaagctcctggacttggctgatcactgtcttagagtcaaccatcttgtagtttaGGAATCGACCCATGATAAACTTCTTGGCCTCTGtatcctccgtcttgtacttcttatctagggactcccacagctccttagtcaTTCTCTTCATACTATACACAACGTACAATGAGTTAGccaggcagttgaggatgtagttttggcaaaggaactcagaatgattctatgcctccactgcactgatggtttgcgcatcaacatcctcagcacgcttgggaggtttcttggtcaagaaccgagccagattgagcgtggtcaagtagaagagcatcttctgctgccacctcttgaagttcaatccTTGTCTAACATTTCTCCGTGattgattggcacagttccaatcggggcagAGGGGGTCTTCGTGTGTTGAgtttgttgcacctcaacattctaTTTTGTGGTCATCTCAATAGAACcgagtctgtttcaagattgttagatAAAACAATTTTTGTCAGAGATTTTGggaattagctgaatttaaatacaccaagttaaattcaacttatctgtcgagatgacctgagcaaataatctcaggctgccagtagGGGTTGATTTCTGCCAAGtgcttgttggtgcgggaaacatccgacgatcgaacctgagttttgataatggcaaaggattcaaagttaaggtttgtggtgatctaacatgttgaataagtgtttcaggaaagtcctagctgcggttaggcaaagggaaaatcctaaggggtggtaacattaggtcctagggggcggtaaccctaggtgagggaaaaccctaaggggcggcaaccttaggtcctagggggtggcaaccctaggtggagaaaaaccctagggggcggtaaccctaggtcctagggggtggtaaccctaggcggaaagtccagtcggtctaggaggaccgaactggcatcaggtaatctctcctgaggggagtaggtgaggacgcgttccccgtagagggaacagtagacgtcgggtcgacctagggtttccggttggaaatccgaagtcagacttggacagtccgaagactgtcagttcttctttactatgatttatcaAGTTCTAACACTAtattgcagggtatttgctcggactaaccttgttttgcaggagaggaacctgctggaaaaaggtggtccgggcgcccgggatggatccgagcgcccggaggtccgggcgctcgggaccaagttttatccctgccgcgacttcgccacgtggagcatcctggttggttggccacgtcacactccaagcgcccggaagggatccaggcgcccggaatgtcatataaaaagagggtcgagggagcagctaacaacaacaacagattctaagctttcttctgtgaagtgctgccaacgagatgACCTTGACGTGCTACAACTCGACGTCgatgacccgaagctcagactcttcgattttgtgttgtcggtattaatttacttattgcattaattgtaattcaaattgtaatctttccgatattatagttgttgcccaccgaaagcggtcaaggaccgggccttcgagtaggagtcgccataggctccgaacgaagtaaaacatctgcgtctgttgtgtttgtttttactttccgctgcgtttctaatttgtgttttaaaatcgttaaaatagccacgagcgctattcaccccccctctctagcgcttttgatccatcAGTGCTGAATGCAAATGAGTGACTGGTCTGGCGAGCGAGCAACCAGACAGGCGAGTCATAGACCAAGTGACTGAGCGACGGAGCAAGCAAGCGAACAAGCGGCCGAGTGAACAGCGGTCGGACGAGGTGCAACCGAACAAATGTAAAGGCCAAGCGAGCTGCACCCGGATGAGCGTGCAACTGAACGAACATAGAGGCCGAGTGAACTGCGACCGGATGGACGAGTAGCCAAGCAAAGAAGAGGCTAGGTGAGCGAGCGGCCGAGCGAGGGTCCGGCCGGACGGGCTTCCGGTCGAGCGAATGAGCGCACGGCCGGGCAGACGAAGCGTATGGCCAAGTAGACCAAGAGTCTAAGCGGGTTTGCGACCGGATGGGTGAGCAGCCAAACGACCGAGCGAGCGGCCGAGTAAACTGAGCGAACGGATAGGTGTCCAACCAACCGGACAAAAATACCGACCGATTTAACTGTCGAGCGAACTCAAATGCCGACTGGGTTAGCATCCGAGCGAACGCAAACTTCAAGAGGGCGGATGGACCGAAGCCTGCGAGGGCCGcaatttccttgaaatagattcgccccacctccggctATGCTTCGAGATTTTCTcgatcgtctgtttcccaggatatagCGGTGAACCATGATTTCGACCAAACACTGATGGTCACGGTAAACTGAGAGGTACCCGGCTACTATCGCGGGCACTCCGCCAAGCAAGAGATGCCGACAGAGGAGAATGGAAACTTAGGTGGAGAGCTTTAACTTTTTTTAGCCTGTAACCTTTTCCCTATGggcgcagcctccttatataggagctcagaccaaCAGACAGTTTTAATGAtcgtttaatgatcattattcgtcGGCTCTAACGTTTCACTCAGCtgcattaatttttaatttaatgcatccgttacactcTTAAATAAGCAGTAAAAAGTTTATGTagtaaaatgttggttgttccatttGGGTAAATTTTCGACATTCAGCGCTCGCAAGTCGCCCTACACACGAGTTAACATGGTTCAATACAATCCATTCGGACCTTAGATTTACATCCGCCCTTTATGCACCCACGTGTAAGAGAGTGTCTGTCCCCATGTATTTATTCACACtatcaatgcatgtgaattaatataaaccaaccaatatggTTTGAAACTCCCATGTGGGACTAAAGTTCTATTCATAATGGAGCTTCATGTCTCTTCtacctcttcttcattcacatatatccaatatTACTTACTCGCGCACCTTACATTTCTCTCCTCCTATTATTCATTTACCTCTCTATCAAAGACTAATTTAAATGTCGGAGTGGTTAAGCTAGGTCACATTTGACCTCCCATCTAGCTCTGTGCTTCTTCCTTTCTTGCTTTCAAGCTCACCGGCTCTAAAGTTGATTTGGCTCATTCCTCGCTCTTGCTTGAAGCTCGGTGACTAAGTCTAAAATAGAAGTTAGATCAGCTTGTCCGTCAATGGTCTCATGTAGATCAATGAGTAACCATGTTTAAGAATGACCAATTGAGTCACGTCAAGAGCTGCTGATAgagtgctatatatatatatatatatatatatataatttttttaactgaTTTATTTGTTCGGTCTAATGgatatttttatcaattattaaggtaaattttaaaatattcatgGGAATTCATCTAAACGATGAATATTTTTAGGATTATCATTCCATTCAAAGAAACTCTCCAGTAAAATTAAGATTCAATATTTAGATATCTAGTAGTTTATCAAACTAGTATTCTTTAGTTAATCctccattaaaaaaaatcatctatTAATTCACGAAATTAATACTCGATCCTTAAAcacttaaaaattaagaaaatatcctACCACTACACCATTATCCGAAAGCAACATTaaatctattatttatttatttatttattattattattattatttttaattgataCAAGTTATTCAGTTCAACATCGTATCTAATAATCTATCCCATGGTGTGAATGGATCGAGGAtacattttagatatcataatgaaTGATCATGCGTGAATGTTTATGatgtttttattattataattctATCATCTTCCTTAAACAAGTGGGGATGTAGCTCAAATGGTAGAGCGCTCGCTTTGCATGCGAGAGGTACAGGGTTCGATCCCCTGCATCTCCACTTTTGTGTTTTTCTGTTTTTTTGATTTGGGCTTTCGAGATCATCAATTTTTGTTCGGCAAGCCACCAGTTCGACCCGGTTTATTTCACCCTGCCCCCCATTTTGATACCGTTTGTCTATATATATAGGCCGCTCGACGCATCTGGTACCAGTCCACAACAGAGCCTCCCAGTGAAGCTTTGCAGGCCCAGCTCCACCTCAAGGTACTCACAGGCGTTCTTCTCATCCTTGTTCATTTCGTAAATTTGCTTTTCATTTGTTGTTTTTATCGCTCATCGATCTATATCTATTGATGTTTGTTATTcttacttttaaattttattttgatttgctGTTTTTTCGATCGATTTAGAATTTTTGATTGATAGTCGTTCTTCTCTCTCATCCATGTTTATTTCCCCCTCCCCTTTTTTTGATTTGTTGTTTACCTTTTTGATCGATCCGCAGCTTTTTACAGCCCTCTTTGATCGATGTAGACGTTTTGATGAGCAGATGAGGAGTATCTATTGAATGCGTATTTTGCGCCTGAATCGTTGGTTTTCTTTTTTTTGTTCGATTAATTTAGGGCTGAGATGACGTTCGACCGTTTGTTCTTGTACATTCGAAATAATTTGAAAGATCCCATAAATTTAAACTGATCTGAAAGATGTTCTACTGAATCAGAGTGAAGATGAGTGACAGTTTCATGCTGCATTTCACATCACATTCATATCCGATGTCTTTTGTTCCAGATCGAGATCGATTCAGTTTTGAGATGATGATGGATCATTTGTTTACTTATAATTTGACGACCAGTAAGCATTAGCTGCATCTGATCTCTTTCTACCGTTTTATTCCTtcagttttaaataatttctattcCATCCTGTTTCTCATTTCCGGTGCAGTAAAGGAGTTGatgttttttgaatttaatttttagccAATAAAAGAATAATTATCATATGAAAATTGGAAATGATTAAGATGGAAAGAATTGATTGAAATTTAGATGAGCAGAACTAATTAATACAGTGCTTAGACACATCTTAtggaaatatttcaaaatttggaATGATATGgtaaataattaatttcaattcctTTTTGACATTTTTATCTAAATtgtaaaatattaatttagatGAGGCAAATGTTAGAGATGTTAATTGGGTTAAATCTTAATAGTTTGGACGGTTGTAGGACAAGAACATTGTCGGCTCTTGTATTACTAAAAaacttttagaaataatttattttctaatatttGTGTATGACATCTAATTATTATTTGATGGTTTTATCTAATTACGACATTAGAAGTAGGGTTGGAAACAAGTCGAGCCAAATCAAGTTTTagagtgttcaagtttgtttgataaggtaactgaGTCGAGCTTTTGAAATAattgttcaagtttggcttgatttattttttatgagcttgagcttatttgaaacttggcttgagcttggttcgtttaaatgttatcgagctctcaattcaagtttgtttgaaacttttagttgtttgattaattattgagcttgataatttaaatttatttatttgatttgattttattatttatttaacatattgaaaagagttttatttatgaatatgtttcctgaacattgttcatgaacgttgttcacgaacgttaacgaactgaacacatatgtattcaatgttgtttgtttagcttaacgagatattcaagcttgtttgtttaattaatcttgtgtatattgaacaaatataaacaagctcttaccaagtcgaacaataaacttgttcacgaacgcttgattTATTTACAATCCTAATTAGAATATTATTGACAATAATCAAAAGaacattatttatttttattattgttaaaagAACTCTTAAAACTGACTTATCTAGACTAGTTTGACCCCAAAAAAGTTTCTTATCGAGAAATGATTAGTCCTAGCAGATCATTTAGCATCACGAGTGGTTCGAACATCTTGGGCATATGAGACATCTTATGTGAATTTCGACTTTTGTGGCATGTGAAGACACTTTATATTTTGCAAGTACCTTTGTGTGTTTTCACTAATATTATTCTAGACAACTTTATTAAGACTAGCCCACGGTGATGTTCAAACTTATCTGATAATATGATTAAACTTAAGTCAAGTTAAGTCGAGCCTAAAATGAATTAAGATGTAGCTTGATTTGATTTTTAAATGTTACTAAACTCttaattcaagcttatttgattatttaaaattttttacattttaaacttatttggtTAATTATTAAAtctgataatataaatttatttgtttattttgaaactttctttgtttattatttaacatattaataagaattttatttataaaCATAGTTTATAAATATTATTCACGAATGTGATTCAcgaatattatttattaatattgttcataaatattattcataaatattaacgagctgaatatatatgtgttcaagtttatttatttagtttaacgagttatttaagcttattcatttaattgattTTATACTTATTCAACTAAATAATCTCTTACCAAGTTAAATATCAAGTATCCACAAACACTCAAATCATTTTTCATTCTAAACTTTATttatattgtaataattttgatcaaaattattccAAATTGTAGCAGTCAAAATTACATAATGGTagcaattttgattaaaattattccaATGTATTTACTTAATCTCGATGAAATTggatcattttaattaatattagagttgttaaaataattttcactataattacttaataattttaaatatattaaaataattttgatattataacAATACTAccacaataataatatatattatagaattatgatgctcttttaattttttttataacaataAGATACTTTTTAATGAATAAAAATCAAGGTTTTCTTTGCCATTATGCTTAAGCTCATCTTGAAATTAATGTCAAGATTTGGAAATGGGACTGAGTTGTGTTCGGTGAGACCCTGTTGAAGTCATCTCGGCTGGATCGGTTTGACTTGATTCGAATCCGATCGTATCGGGCCATTTACGCCACTACCAAATTAAGACTTGGCGCTCCAACTCAAGTTCTTATTGGTTGCCTCGTTTCAAATTTTGCAATTTAGGAATCAACTTCAAGTTGCCGCAGCAGCCCCCATCATAACGGTAACTTTATCCTTTTGTTTCTAAAGCAAAtcctcataatttttttaaagattaaatCGATGTCCATTGATTGCTTCATCTCTTCTCCTGTGATCCCGTCGTCGAGGCGATTAATTTGAAGGTGTTTGCGTGCGCGATTCGATCCATCCATCGCCGGCGATTGCGATCCCTGAGGTAATCACTTCGACCTATCGCTCTTCTTCGTCTTCACTCCACTCGATTCGATTTTTGGCTGGATTTCATCCTTCCCTCGATTTCAGAGGCGAAAACTATTGATTCCACTGCACCAGCGCCTTCGTTTTCCGCAAAGGAATTTGATTGTTCATTTTGAGAGAAAGAATCTGTGGTATTTCAGATCTAggtttttgacaaaaaaaaacaaaagaagaagtATTTACTGTGGAGAAGATTAGGTTTTTAGTGCGCGTTTACCTTCTACTGTTTACCAAGTCTTTTTCTTTAAGGCATGAGACTCTTTAGACAATTCcctcttatttttcttctttttttgccAAGGTTTAGATTAAATTAAGCTTTTGTGTTAAATAAAGTACTGTTGCACACATTTATGCATGTTGAATGAGCTTCCAAAGTCTGTTACTTTGGCTTTTTGGAACCAAGGAAAATTTcagtgctatttttttttttgtttgtttaaatCTCAACTTGCTGATTGTGGATTTCAATTCTAGACTTGGAGCTTACATCTATCATTGCCCAAGGATTCTGAAACTAATAACCAGGAGCAGGCATTCTGAAGCTGATACCTACAAGCTATCAGATACTACTAGAAGATGAGAAGGTTCTTCCCACTAAGATCCTCTACATCTAGTAGTGGAAGTACCAATGTTGCTGCTCCTGCACCGAGCAACAGGAAGGATGTAAAAGCTCCAACTTATGGTGATGCTCATGATGGATCCCAATCTCCCAAGGAAATTCTTAAGCCATGCAACCAGTGTCTGGATGAGGGTTCATCAACGCCATTTCTCCAAAGGAGTCTTTCATTCTCCTCAGGCATGGTGACTAGGTATGGTAAAGATGGAGACTTGGTATTTTTGCGTGACACTGTCGATTCACCTACCAACTCGGAGAATAATGCAAACCACATTTGCAAGTATCCTAATCAGTAAGCATCCAATTAATGCAACTGATTTTATTATGGTGCTTTCAGTTATCCTATTATTCTTATGTTCTTTATGTTGGTGACTAATGACCTACTACTAATGCCCTTTTAACTTTCGGTTATCCGATTTCTACTCAGTTGGGAGCATTCATGCTATATGGCATTCTCAAAGTTTATATTTTGTTCATTTTCCCTATATgaataaataaaaattctttGTTCTCAATGATTTTTTTTCCCATTATCAAAGTGGATGCTAGTTTGCATATTTCTGCCACAATGTACTTTTATTTTGTCTTTTTTTGTTTAGCATTTACATAAGTTGCACATTTCAGCCACAAATACACCCCTTGGTTGTTATATTCTCAGTTTATGCTTGCTCATAATGTCATTTTATGTTATTGATCATGTGAGTCATGTTTAGATAACCAATTTTGTGTAGCAACGGAGAAGTTTACTTTGgcattctatgtttttttttttaataatccaaaTGCCTGGGCTTCATCCGACTAATCCTGGAGGTAGACGACCTTCTCCTTTTGCCTACTGGGTAAATCAGAGTACAGTTTATATACACTCTGAAGTCGACCTCCAGGATATTCTCCTCATTTAAGATTCGAACTTTGATCCTCTTAATGCTCTTCTGAGTGTTTTACCATTGTACCTTTTGCATTCTAGATTTGCAGTGGTGGTGACTTCCATTCAATATATTTACTTGTGTTGGTTGGCTTTCGTTGATTGTAATTGATTCTCCTTATGGAAAATAAATCAAATTCCAGAGCTTTGATATTATTCAGCAATTATCCCTGTTTGGCATCTTTCTGATATCATGTGCTTGATCACTGACAGCAGCCAATTTTCAACATCAGAAAGATTTTCAAGAGAAAATAGAGGCAATTTAGCTTCCATCCATGATGTAGAGTTCGATTCTTCAGGTTCAAGAGAACAATTTCTAGCAGAAATTTCTCCATGCAGTTCACCCATTCCATCAAGAAGCAGAGCAGATCGCTGTAGGAGGACTCCAAGCAAAAATGAATTTGATGGCTTCACAGATGGAGAGTATCAAATGGGCAAATCCAGTCATTATGACACTAGCTACTTTTCTGGTACTGAATTTGATAACTGTTTGGTGGACAAAAATATGCTCCCAAGTCTAGGAAAGCTGCCAAGATTTCAACACCTGAGATCATCTCTACTCTCATATGATAAAGAGAACAGGAGGAGCTACTCGTTCTGGGAGACGAATCATGTGCACCATCATTCTACTCGAGCTTGGACAAATGATGATTTTAAGCTACCTGCCCCTTCTAGGCAGATCAGAAATGCTGAGAAAATGTGCCATGCATTATCTTCAAAATTTCTTAAACCACAAGATCATGATTCTAGAACAACTATTACAATAGAGGAGGTGCACGATGAGATGTCGCAACCATCATTGTCTTCAAACTGTTTTTCTGAATTGCATGTTCCTGAAAATGCTTCCTTTGAGGATGAAAAGGACTCTTGCACAGATGCTAAGCTTATTGACATGATTAATAACAACCCACAGGAAGACACCACAGATGAGGAATTACAAATGAAAGTGAAAAGGTTGGAAGAGAAGCTTATGCTTCTTTCAGATGAAACTCCTGAAATGCTGATTTATCGGGAAGAGAACTCAAACTTAACGACTATGCTTCAAATAATTCATAATATCAATGAAGAGCGAAAGTGCTTGACACTTGAGCTTTCATCACAAATCAAATCTAGGCTTTCTGAGAGACATTCTGCAGAAGAAAGATTTAAACAGTGGAAAACAGAATTGGGCACTAGGACAAGGCGGCTTGAGAAAGAGAAGATTGATATACAGTCAAGTCTGGAGAAAGAATTAGACCAAAGGGAAAACGAATGGTCACTGAAGTATGCAAAATTTCAATCCGAAGAACAGAGGCTAAGGGATCATGTTAGAGAACTTGCTGAGCAGAATGTGTCACTTCAAAGAGAAATTTCTCTAGTCAAGACCAACAAAATAGACACTCAGTGTAGGATAATGAACTCAGAGAGGCAAGTCAGCGAACTGACTGCTAATTTGGAAAACATGAGAATAGGGAACACTGGCCTTCATCAGTCCTTGTCTGAGTTGCAGGACAAACAAAGAGGAACCGAAGAGGATCTTGATCATCTGAGGAGATGCAGCAAGGAAAAGGATGAGGAGAATAAGGAGTTGCAAAAAGCAATTATAAAGCTGCAAAGAATATGCAGTGGACAAGAGAGAACAATTGGTGGGTTGAGACAAGGACTTGATGATGAGTTAGGTAAGAAGACAATAGAAAATGGTGGTGAAATGGTTAAGTTGAAAATGGAACAATTGCGATTAACTGGAGTTGAGCAGATGCTGAGGAAAGAAATCGAATCCCACAGGCTTGAAATGGAATCTATTAGGCATGAAAACATTTCCCTGTTAAATCGTCTTCAGATTACTGATAATTGTTATGGCTACTCATTTTTCAAATTTGACCAAGAACTCCATTCCCGAGTAGCAACTTTGCAGGCTCATGGACTTTCATTACTTGACAACAGTAGCTGTTTCTTTAGTGAACTGTTAGAATTCATAAAATGCAAGAGGTATGATGAAGTAGCTAGCATGAATCTTGAGAGAATTCCAGTTGATGATTACATTCTGAAGTATCATAGTTTAAAGAGAGGTATTGAGAACTTGAGAAGAAACTTACAAGCAACAATGGTGGCATTAGATGACAAGTCGAATCTTGAAGAATCACAGAGGCAGACTATGGAAGAAAGTAAAATGAGGCAATTGAAAAGTCATGTCACAGAGGTAAATCTCAGTAGCTTGCTATCATGTAAGAAATAAGAATTAAtctcaaaataaaaataactattTGTTCCAATTCCTTGAATGTTTATTTGAAAAGATTCTCCTTGAATGCTTGATGATTATATTGTTCAGCATGTTACTTTGATGTGTACTTTTACTTACATAGGATGAAATGGTGTTAAACTTGAGGGCAGAAGCCATACTATCAAGAGTATTGAAAGAGAATCTGTTGTCTCGAGAACTGGaatatgaacaactacaagctgattttgcAAGTTCTATAAGAGCTTGTGATGTCCTGCGAAATGCTAATCAGAGGCTACAGGATGAAGTTGCTTGTATTTCCCACAAGATGAAGGATTTGGAGCTTCAGGTACTTGTCAAAAATTATACTGCTAAACTACTACTCACcctcaaaattaaagaaaaaaattggaAATGTTTTGATAGCTCACTAATCTAATTATCTTTGTTAGTATGTTGTACCCTTTTGTAGGCAATCCACGCTTGCATTTATATTCTATTGGACAATTCTATAGGCTATGTAACTGCTACATACTCTGACACTGTGAATTATAATGCAGGAAAATGGTACTGTTCTTATCTCATTGAAGTGGAGCTCTATTCTGTCTTTATGAACTACTCTATCCTAGTTCTCATGCATTAGTAACAAAATAGGCAGCCACATGACAATTAACCTCACCTTTGCCTATGTTGGCATACGTTGTCGACATGAACACGACTGGAGCATCTTAACCTTCAATTTAGATCTAGAAAATAAAATCTAATTTGTATCTTTGCTTATCCTAAACTCTTATCTCAAGTGTCTCAAGTGAACAAATCTCCTTTTCCATAATTATTTACAAACTCCTGGCTTATTGAGTTTATGTGTGAGCATTGAACAATGTCACATTCTTTACACTCTTGGTATGTATGTACCTATGCAAATTCAGTAACTTGGGCTAAAAACAGAATGATTTAGTCTATACTTTTAGAAAGGAGGAATTCGCCCTAATGTTTGTTACCTCAAGCACTCTGCCAGTGCAGTGATTGCCTAACAAACTTTAATGTCTCAATTTTTAGTGTCTATTCATTGTCATCGGTTTATTAATATACCGTTTACTGCTCTCACCTCAGTTCTACAGATCATCTCAGGATTACTGTCGTGTCAGCATACTGTTTGTTGTTCCTGTATGTGTATTCTAATTACATTGCTTAACTGAATTATCAATTCAAATCACAAATGACCTCAGACTTCAGGAACATAGCTCCTCGATTCCTTTCACCAACACCATCTTGTTCAGTTGATGCTCCTCGATTCTGTTTGATGAAACCTTGACCCAACTTTATTTATAGTTTGACAATAACGACTATTATACTAATTGCAGATGCTAAAGAAGGATGAGACAGTCACAAGGTTGCACCAGGAGCTTCAGACTTCCATGAAAG
This window of the Zingiber officinale cultivar Zhangliang chromosome 3B, Zo_v1.1, whole genome shotgun sequence genome carries:
- the LOC122056596 gene encoding golgin subfamily B member 1-like isoform X2, with translation MRRFFPLRSSTSSSGSTNVAAPAPSNRKDVKAPTYGDAHDGSQSPKEILKPCNQCLDEGSSTPFLQRSLSFSSGMVTRYGKDGDLVFLRDTVDSPTNSENNANHICKYPNHQFSTSERFSRENRGNLASIHDVEFDSSGSREQFLAEISPCSSPIPSRSRADRCRRTPSKNEFDGFTDGEYQMGKSSHYDTSYFSGTEFDNCLVDKNMLPSLGKLPRFQHLRSSLLSYDKENRRSYSFWETNHVHHHSTRAWTNDDFKLPAPSRQIRNAEKMCHALSSKFLKPQDHDSRTTITIEEVHDEMSQPSLSSNCFSELHVPENASFEDEKDSCTDAKLIDMINNNPQEDTTDEELQMKVKRLEEKLMLLSDETPEMLIYREENSNLTTMLQIIHNINEERKCLTLELSSQIKSRLSERHSAEERFKQWKTELGTRTRRLEKEKIDIQSSLEKELDQRENEWSLKYAKFQSEEQRLRDHVRELAEQNVSLQREISLVKTNKIDTQCRIMNSERQVSELTANLENMRIGNTGLHQSLSELQDKQRGTEEDLDHLRRCSKEKDEENKELQKAIIKLQRICSGQERTIGGLRQGLDDELGKKTIENGGEMVKLKMEQLRLTGVEQMLRKEIESHRLEMESIRHENISLLNRLQITDNCYGYSFFKFDQELHSRVATLQAHGLSLLDNSSCFFSELLEFIKCKRYDEVASMNLERIPVDDYILKYHSLKRGIENLRRNLQATMVALDDKSNLEESQRQTMEESKMRQLKSHVTEDEMVLNLRAEAILSRVLKENLLSRELEYEQLQADFASSIRACDVLRNANQRLQDEVACISHKMKDLELQMLKKDETVTRLHQELQTSMKDLNVVQSMLQNVSTEKDELWEEVKRLRKMNSDLENEISCFRKKIESLDEDILLKEGQISILRDSIEKPYDTIYGVKGMKEFILE
- the LOC122056596 gene encoding golgin subfamily B member 1-like isoform X1; this translates as MRRFFPLRSSTSSSGSTNVAAPAPSNRKDVKAPTYGDAHDGSQSPKEILKPCNQCLDEGSSTPFLQRSLSFSSGMVTRYGKDGDLVFLRDTVDSPTNSENNANHICKYPNHSQFSTSERFSRENRGNLASIHDVEFDSSGSREQFLAEISPCSSPIPSRSRADRCRRTPSKNEFDGFTDGEYQMGKSSHYDTSYFSGTEFDNCLVDKNMLPSLGKLPRFQHLRSSLLSYDKENRRSYSFWETNHVHHHSTRAWTNDDFKLPAPSRQIRNAEKMCHALSSKFLKPQDHDSRTTITIEEVHDEMSQPSLSSNCFSELHVPENASFEDEKDSCTDAKLIDMINNNPQEDTTDEELQMKVKRLEEKLMLLSDETPEMLIYREENSNLTTMLQIIHNINEERKCLTLELSSQIKSRLSERHSAEERFKQWKTELGTRTRRLEKEKIDIQSSLEKELDQRENEWSLKYAKFQSEEQRLRDHVRELAEQNVSLQREISLVKTNKIDTQCRIMNSERQVSELTANLENMRIGNTGLHQSLSELQDKQRGTEEDLDHLRRCSKEKDEENKELQKAIIKLQRICSGQERTIGGLRQGLDDELGKKTIENGGEMVKLKMEQLRLTGVEQMLRKEIESHRLEMESIRHENISLLNRLQITDNCYGYSFFKFDQELHSRVATLQAHGLSLLDNSSCFFSELLEFIKCKRYDEVASMNLERIPVDDYILKYHSLKRGIENLRRNLQATMVALDDKSNLEESQRQTMEESKMRQLKSHVTEDEMVLNLRAEAILSRVLKENLLSRELEYEQLQADFASSIRACDVLRNANQRLQDEVACISHKMKDLELQMLKKDETVTRLHQELQTSMKDLNVVQSMLQNVSTEKDELWEEVKRLRKMNSDLENEISCFRKKIESLDEDILLKEGQISILRDSIEKPYDTIYGVKGMKEFILE